One window of Priestia filamentosa genomic DNA carries:
- a CDS encoding phospholipase D-like domain-containing protein: MRVKMLLKILGALLLLYFIYTIITAIVLFYLPVKKEKISPTNINHFLGTKKSTDRVLLLEDGYNSGVARIKMIQEARHSIDIAYYALGKGESTELILGALMEAADRGVHVRVLLDGISHNLRGKRSDVRYALASHPNIEFKYYEPFTLLKPWTWNNRLHDKIMIADTNISISGGRNIADKYLARTPSKDFVYDRDVVVFNEKQQKDSIIFTMKNYINMLWNHRYTATVFKNLSKSEREKGERVREELKRKYKKAKHLEKDFVNPIFQWKTATVPTNQVTFIHNPIERLRKKPIVWQQLLALGEQAKESIFIQSPYVIPTKNMEKYIPNKEQEGVIPTILTNSLTSTPNPLAFAGYIKSRDEIVQSGVRLYEYEGPHSIHGKSIIYDRRLSAVGSFNIDSRSTFLNTESMLLIDSEEFSAILMEAIDDTLSKSTLIAKDKEYVQYPEDQRPQEPALKSFLLQAVSKITVLWRELI, from the coding sequence ATGAGAGTAAAAATGCTATTAAAAATACTTGGAGCTCTTTTGCTTTTATACTTTATATACACAATCATAACGGCTATTGTCCTTTTTTATCTACCGGTGAAGAAAGAGAAAATAAGCCCAACAAATATTAACCATTTCTTAGGAACAAAGAAATCAACAGACCGAGTTCTCTTGCTTGAAGATGGCTATAACTCAGGAGTTGCTCGTATAAAAATGATTCAGGAAGCGAGACATTCTATTGATATTGCGTACTATGCTTTAGGAAAGGGAGAATCGACAGAATTAATTTTAGGAGCGCTTATGGAAGCAGCGGACAGAGGAGTTCATGTTCGCGTTCTCTTAGACGGAATCTCTCATAATTTAAGAGGAAAAAGAAGTGATGTTCGTTATGCTTTAGCATCCCATCCAAACATTGAATTTAAATATTATGAACCCTTTACTCTTCTTAAACCATGGACATGGAACAATCGACTCCATGATAAAATTATGATTGCTGATACAAATATTTCTATTAGTGGTGGAAGAAATATTGCAGATAAGTATTTAGCACGTACTCCTTCTAAAGATTTTGTTTATGATCGAGATGTTGTTGTTTTTAATGAAAAACAGCAGAAGGATAGTATTATTTTCACAATGAAAAACTATATCAATATGTTATGGAATCATCGCTATACAGCTACTGTATTCAAAAATCTTTCAAAGAGCGAAAGAGAAAAAGGTGAAAGAGTAAGAGAAGAGTTAAAAAGAAAATATAAGAAGGCGAAACATTTAGAAAAGGACTTTGTTAATCCTATTTTCCAATGGAAAACAGCTACTGTTCCTACTAATCAAGTGACTTTTATTCATAACCCAATTGAACGTTTGCGAAAAAAACCCATTGTTTGGCAGCAGCTTCTTGCACTTGGCGAACAAGCAAAAGAGTCTATTTTTATTCAAAGTCCTTATGTTATTCCAACAAAAAACATGGAGAAATATATACCAAATAAAGAACAGGAAGGAGTTATTCCGACGATTCTTACCAATTCATTAACATCTACTCCTAATCCTCTTGCTTTTGCTGGATATATAAAATCAAGAGACGAAATTGTTCAGTCAGGTGTACGTCTTTATGAATATGAAGGTCCCCATTCCATTCATGGTAAATCCATTATTTATGATAGGAGGTTAAGTGCTGTAGGTTCATTTAATATTGACTCACGTTCTACTTTTTTGAATACTGAATCCATGCTTTTAATTGATAGTGAAGAATTTTCAGCTATTCTAATGGAAGCAATAGATGATACACTTTCAAAAAGTACACTTATTGCTAAAGATAAAGAGTATGTTCAATATCCTGAAGATCAAAGACCACAAGAACCAGCCTTAAAATCGTTTCTATTGCAAGCTGTTTCTAAAATAACAGTGTTATGGAGAGAGTTAATTTAA
- a CDS encoding carbon-nitrogen family hydrolase, whose translation MKIQLFQIEIIEGEVEQNESRIKALFEEKLEEDTEIVVIPEMWNSGYDLQHLEEKADIDLTRSLPFIESLATKHRVDIIAGSVSNKRDDNIYNTAFAVSKTGELLYQKDKIHLVPMLDEHQYLTAGDEVPEVFEINGIKASQIICYDLRFPELTRYPASQGAKIIFYVAQWTTKNVNHWRTLLKARAIENGVYVIACNSVGDVNNKKHVGNTYAGHSIVIDPNGNIVEEAGNQEESITAEIDIQKVAEQQQNIPIFKNLRPDIYKYAENKLGRR comes from the coding sequence ATGAAAATACAATTATTTCAAATTGAGATTATAGAAGGAGAAGTTGAGCAAAACGAAAGCCGTATTAAAGCCTTGTTTGAAGAAAAGCTCGAAGAGGATACTGAGATTGTGGTGATACCTGAAATGTGGAATAGCGGTTATGATTTACAACATTTAGAAGAAAAAGCAGATATCGATTTAACAAGAAGTCTTCCTTTTATCGAAAGTTTAGCAACCAAACATCGTGTGGATATTATTGCAGGTTCAGTTTCAAATAAACGCGATGACAACATTTATAATACAGCTTTTGCGGTATCAAAAACGGGTGAGCTGCTCTATCAAAAAGATAAAATACATCTCGTGCCGATGTTAGATGAACATCAGTATTTAACAGCTGGAGATGAGGTGCCAGAAGTATTTGAAATTAACGGTATCAAAGCGAGCCAAATTATATGTTACGACTTACGTTTTCCGGAACTTACACGCTACCCAGCGTCTCAAGGTGCCAAAATCATATTTTATGTTGCACAGTGGACTACAAAAAACGTAAATCATTGGAGAACACTATTGAAAGCAAGAGCTATAGAAAATGGCGTCTATGTCATTGCATGTAACAGCGTGGGAGATGTGAATAATAAAAAACATGTCGGCAACACATACGCGGGACATTCAATCGTGATTGATCCAAATGGAAACATTGTAGAAGAAGCGGGCAACCAAGAAGAGAGCATAACAGCAGAAATCGATATACAGAAAGTAGCAGAACAACAACAAAACATTCCAATATTCAAAAACCTGAGACCGGATATTTATAAGTATGCGGAGAACAAATTGGGTAGAAGATGA
- a CDS encoding MBL fold metallo-hydrolase, producing the protein MEFVQISEHVYRLTYKIVVGIPVKINTWYVVDGKDVYIIDTGMEDYARTQLNAAKSLGVPKSILLTHGHLDHINGAKYLQEKLNIPIYSHKIEIPFINGEKPYPTKAEEERTGVEYQVEGLSDSIIKTLPIDVYLTPGHTPGHVIYHHKDDNVLLTGDLFISHAETLHPPIQKFTVDMNENINSGRVIDEIKPSIISSSHGEDVKYNDELYAIYKFRYE; encoded by the coding sequence TTGGAATTTGTTCAAATTTCTGAACACGTTTATAGACTCACTTATAAAATCGTTGTCGGCATTCCGGTCAAAATTAATACATGGTACGTGGTGGATGGCAAGGATGTTTATATAATTGATACTGGAATGGAAGATTATGCACGTACTCAGCTGAATGCAGCAAAATCTTTAGGTGTTCCTAAAAGTATCTTACTGACACATGGACATCTCGATCACATTAATGGTGCCAAGTATTTACAAGAGAAATTAAATATTCCTATTTACTCGCATAAAATTGAAATTCCGTTTATTAATGGTGAAAAGCCATATCCAACCAAAGCAGAAGAGGAAAGAACAGGTGTTGAATATCAAGTTGAAGGTTTAAGTGACAGTATCATTAAAACGTTACCTATAGATGTATATTTAACACCAGGTCATACACCGGGACATGTGATATATCATCATAAAGATGACAATGTGTTGCTAACTGGAGACTTATTCATTTCTCATGCTGAAACTTTACACCCACCGATTCAAAAGTTCACAGTTGATATGAATGAAAATATTAATAGTGGGCGGGTTATAGATGAAATTAAACCTTCTATTATATCTTCATCACATGGCGAAGATGTTAAATACAATGATGAGTTATATGCCATTTATAAATTTAGATATGAATAG
- a CDS encoding winged helix-turn-helix transcriptional regulator — protein MSGFKSDQYGTCTLTVKHACPIELTMHIIGGKWKGIILSLLSQSPMYYNEMRREIPGITQRILTLQLRDLEKDGIVEREETNDNPKKVLYYLTALGEELVPILKSIEKWGNAYMSKQ, from the coding sequence ATGTCAGGCTTTAAAAGCGATCAATATGGTACTTGTACGTTAACTGTGAAGCATGCTTGTCCAATTGAATTAACGATGCATATTATTGGTGGTAAATGGAAAGGCATCATTTTATCCCTATTGTCGCAATCTCCAATGTATTACAATGAAATGCGCCGTGAAATACCAGGTATTACTCAACGCATCCTTACTCTACAACTTAGAGACCTCGAAAAAGATGGTATCGTTGAAAGAGAAGAAACGAACGATAATCCTAAAAAAGTTTTATATTATTTAACAGCTCTTGGAGAAGAACTTGTCCCAATACTTAAATCCATAGAAAAATGGGGCAATGCTTATATGAGTAAGCAATAA
- a CDS encoding helix-turn-helix domain-containing protein, with amino-acid sequence MNLGEQLKSLREQHNMSREKLAQKMIVSRQTVFKWEKNKAYPTLDNLVKMSELYQITLDELVKGERTFPKS; translated from the coding sequence ATGAATTTAGGTGAACAGTTAAAAAGTTTAAGGGAACAACACAATATGAGTCGAGAAAAACTAGCTCAAAAAATGATTGTATCTAGACAAACTGTTTTTAAATGGGAAAAAAACAAAGCCTATCCTACTCTTGATAACTTGGTTAAGATGAGTGAGTTATATCAAATAACATTGGATGAGTTAGTTAAAGGTGAACGAACTTTTCCAAAAAGTTAA
- a CDS encoding aldolase catalytic domain-containing protein, which produces MELNSKIIDCTIRDGGLVNNWDFSIEFVQDLYNGLSAAGVEYMEIGYKNSAKLLQATEPNPWRFLDDNFLKEIIPEKKFTKLSALVDIGRVDPNDILPREQSVLDMIRVACYIREVDKGLELVQMFHDLGYETSLNIMALSSVPEKQLIEAFKMVKESPVDVVYIVDSFGSLDPADIEHQVKKFQAMIPNKQLGIHTHNNMQLAFANTLTAMRNGVTFLDSSVYGMGRAAGNCNTELLVSYIPKPSYELKPVLGIIEKHMLEMRQKWEWGYIIPYMISGVLNEHPRVAMAYRNSADRDKFVDFYDKVTSPEVTLAPASK; this is translated from the coding sequence ATGGAACTTAATAGTAAAATTATAGACTGCACCATTCGTGATGGAGGATTAGTTAACAATTGGGATTTCAGCATCGAATTTGTTCAAGACTTATATAATGGTTTAAGTGCAGCAGGTGTTGAATACATGGAGATCGGCTATAAAAATTCTGCAAAACTTCTTCAAGCGACTGAGCCCAATCCATGGAGATTTCTTGACGATAACTTCTTAAAAGAAATTATCCCTGAGAAAAAGTTCACGAAGCTATCTGCTCTAGTAGATATTGGACGTGTAGATCCAAATGACATTCTACCACGTGAGCAAAGTGTTTTAGATATGATTCGAGTGGCATGCTATATTCGTGAAGTAGATAAAGGCTTAGAGCTTGTGCAAATGTTTCACGATTTGGGCTATGAGACTTCACTTAATATCATGGCTCTATCTAGTGTACCGGAGAAACAGCTTATTGAAGCGTTCAAGATGGTGAAGGAAAGTCCTGTAGATGTTGTATATATTGTTGACTCCTTTGGAAGCTTAGATCCTGCCGATATTGAGCATCAAGTGAAAAAATTCCAGGCGATGATCCCTAACAAACAGCTTGGAATTCATACGCATAACAACATGCAATTAGCATTTGCCAATACATTAACTGCGATGCGAAATGGGGTTACATTTCTTGATTCGTCTGTCTATGGCATGGGTCGTGCAGCGGGTAACTGCAACACAGAGCTACTCGTTAGCTACATACCAAAACCGAGCTACGAGCTTAAGCCAGTGCTTGGCATCATTGAAAAACACATGCTAGAAATGCGTCAAAAGTGGGAGTGGGGCTATATCATTCCTTATATGATTTCTGGTGTCCTTAATGAACATCCACGCGTTGCTATGGCTTACCGTAATAGCGCCGATCGTGACAAATTTGTAGATTTTTATGACAAAGTAACTTCACCGGAAGTTACGCTAGCTCCAGCTTCAAAATAG
- a CDS encoding MazG nucleotide pyrophosphohydrolase domain-containing protein, whose protein sequence is MNVTEFQEWVKEYYEMRGWSDLDIFIRIGFLAEETGEVARAIRSLEIGRDRPDEGNGTWEEHKKELTEELGDVLGNLIVIANKYDIPLEEIFKSHKAKLSERYSS, encoded by the coding sequence ATGAATGTGACAGAGTTTCAGGAATGGGTAAAAGAGTACTATGAAATGAGAGGATGGTCAGATTTAGATATCTTCATTAGAATTGGCTTCTTAGCTGAGGAAACGGGAGAAGTAGCTCGAGCCATCCGCTCTTTAGAAATTGGAAGAGATAGACCGGATGAAGGAAATGGAACCTGGGAGGAACATAAAAAAGAATTAACAGAGGAATTAGGAGATGTACTTGGTAACCTCATTGTAATTGCTAATAAATATGATATCCCACTAGAAGAAATTTTTAAATCGCATAAGGCTAAACTTTCAGAACGATACTCTAGTTAA
- a CDS encoding TIGR00730 family Rossman fold protein → MKRIAVFCGSSNGATDLYIKEAKKLGEEIARRDISLVYGGASVGVMGAVADSVLKFGGHVIGVMPTFLEEREIAHKNLSELIVVESMHERKAKMAELADGFIALPGGPGTLEEFFEIFTWAQLGLHQKPCGLLNINEYYTPLVSLFNHMTEEQFLQEKYRTMVLVDTEPQGLLDQFHTYQPPSVKTYITEAQS, encoded by the coding sequence TTGAAAAGAATAGCTGTATTCTGTGGATCTAGTAATGGAGCAACTGATCTTTATATCAAGGAAGCCAAAAAGTTAGGAGAGGAAATTGCTAGACGGGACATTTCTCTTGTATACGGAGGAGCAAGTGTTGGGGTAATGGGAGCTGTTGCAGATTCTGTATTAAAATTTGGTGGTCATGTTATTGGAGTCATGCCTACTTTTCTTGAAGAACGAGAAATTGCTCATAAAAACCTATCGGAGCTTATTGTGGTAGAATCGATGCATGAAAGAAAAGCGAAGATGGCTGAACTTGCAGATGGATTTATTGCATTACCAGGCGGACCAGGGACATTAGAAGAGTTCTTTGAAATTTTCACATGGGCTCAATTAGGATTACATCAAAAGCCGTGTGGGCTCTTAAACATTAACGAGTATTACACCCCTCTTGTTTCCTTATTTAATCACATGACAGAAGAACAATTCTTACAAGAAAAATATCGGACTATGGTTCTTGTAGATACAGAACCACAAGGCTTGCTTGATCAATTTCATACATATCAACCCCCATCTGTTAAGACATACATTACAGAAGCTCAGAGTTAA
- a CDS encoding 5-methyltetrahydropteroyltriglutamate--homocysteine S-methyltransferase — MTKTLVKAPFKADHVGSFLRTAPLKEARTAYANGEIDKDALKAVEDKEIEKLVQKQIETGLKSITDGEFRRSWWHLDFLSGLEGVEEFETEYISQFKGAKTKNKAIKVVGKVSFNHHYMLEHFTFLKEAVEQYGDGSQVAKFSIPSPNMLFTRIQEDSYYGGNREQFYNDTVAAYQKAIQAFYDAGCRYLQLDDTSWIDFVSEERIKAVVEKLGMDVQDIIDTRVSCLNDAISKKPEDMLITMHICRGNFRSTYITSGGYDNISDAIFANLNVDGLFLEYDDNRSGDFEPLKNFTRNNQTVVLGLITSKFAKLENPETIKERIQEASQYIPLENLSLSPQCGFASTEEGNELTEEEQWNKISHVIKIAQDVWENN, encoded by the coding sequence ATGACAAAGACATTAGTAAAAGCTCCATTTAAAGCAGATCACGTAGGTAGTTTTTTAAGAACAGCACCTCTTAAAGAAGCAAGAACAGCTTATGCAAATGGAGAGATTGATAAGGATGCCTTAAAAGCTGTAGAAGATAAAGAAATTGAAAAGCTTGTCCAAAAACAAATTGAGACAGGCCTTAAATCGATTACTGATGGTGAATTTAGACGCTCTTGGTGGCATTTAGACTTTTTATCAGGCTTAGAAGGTGTAGAGGAGTTTGAAACGGAATATATCAGTCAATTTAAAGGGGCAAAAACAAAAAATAAGGCTATTAAAGTAGTTGGTAAAGTGAGTTTCAACCATCATTATATGCTAGAACACTTCACGTTTTTAAAAGAAGCTGTCGAACAATATGGTGATGGAAGCCAAGTTGCTAAATTCTCCATTCCAAGTCCTAACATGTTATTCACTAGAATTCAAGAGGATTCATATTATGGGGGGAACCGTGAGCAGTTTTATAATGATACAGTAGCTGCTTATCAAAAAGCCATTCAAGCTTTTTATGATGCGGGATGCCGTTATCTACAATTAGATGATACTTCTTGGATTGATTTTGTTTCGGAAGAACGTATAAAAGCAGTTGTTGAAAAGCTTGGCATGGATGTACAGGATATTATTGATACGAGAGTAAGCTGCTTAAACGATGCGATTTCTAAGAAGCCTGAGGATATGCTGATCACAATGCATATTTGCCGTGGGAATTTCAGATCTACTTATATCACAAGTGGCGGCTACGATAATATCTCGGATGCAATCTTCGCTAACTTAAATGTAGACGGACTTTTCCTTGAATATGATGACAACCGTTCAGGTGATTTTGAACCATTAAAAAACTTTACTCGTAATAACCAAACCGTTGTACTAGGATTAATAACATCTAAATTTGCTAAACTAGAAAATCCTGAAACAATTAAAGAAAGAATTCAAGAGGCAAGCCAATACATACCTCTAGAAAACTTATCACTAAGTCCTCAATGTGGATTTGCAAGTACAGAAGAAGGAAACGAGTTAACAGAAGAAGAACAATGGAATAAAATCAGTCATGTAATTAAAATCGCTCAAGATGTTTGGGAAAATAACTAA
- a CDS encoding alpha/beta hydrolase codes for MKHIFNKGKDSTKPTLLLLHGTGGNELDLLPIAGRIDDEASVLSVRGNVLENGMPRFFRRLAEGVFDEEDLIFRTKELNEFLDEAAEKYSFDRDNIVAIGYSNGANIAASLLFHYQNALKSAILHHPMVPRKGIDLPDLSGKFVFIAAGTNDPICSPMESNELQSLLEKANAHVELHWENKGHQLTIEEVEAASQWYQKIQSK; via the coding sequence ATGAAGCATATTTTCAATAAAGGGAAAGATTCCACAAAACCAACATTATTATTACTACATGGTACTGGTGGAAATGAATTAGATTTGTTGCCTATCGCAGGAAGAATTGATGATGAGGCTTCTGTCTTAAGTGTTCGAGGAAATGTATTAGAAAATGGAATGCCTCGATTCTTCAGAAGATTGGCTGAAGGGGTATTTGATGAAGAAGACCTTATTTTCCGAACAAAAGAATTAAATGAATTTCTTGATGAGGCAGCAGAAAAATATAGTTTTGATCGTGATAATATTGTCGCCATTGGCTACTCAAATGGAGCGAATATAGCAGCTAGTTTATTATTTCACTACCAAAATGCTTTAAAGAGTGCTATTCTTCATCACCCTATGGTACCGAGAAAAGGGATTGATCTTCCGGACTTATCAGGTAAGTTTGTGTTTATTGCTGCTGGGACAAATGATCCGATTTGCTCGCCAATGGAATCGAATGAGCTTCAATCCTTATTAGAAAAAGCTAATGCACATGTAGAACTTCATTGGGAGAATAAAGGCCATCAATTAACAATTGAAGAGGTAGAAGCTGCAAGCCAGTGGTATCAAAAAATACAGTCGAAATAG
- a CDS encoding ring-cleaving dioxygenase translates to MQKTSGIHHISAMVNDAQRNIDFYAGVLGLRLVKKTINFDRPEVYHLYFGDETGQPGSVITFFPWAKQLKGRIGTGQVGVTNYVIPKGSLSFWENRLRKFRVEFTSSIRFGEKYLQFNDPDGLQLELTERDGGPANTWNFGGVGAEHAIKGFGGAVLYSSQPHKTTHVLENILGLECMGQEKEFLRFKSEGSIGNTIDIRLNPSVRGLMGAGTVHHIAWRAIDEEDHQMWRALLLENGYYPTEILDRNYFKALYFHEEGGILFEIATDPPGFSVDEPIHELGKKLMLPSWLESKREELEETLPQVEVRVLEGDK, encoded by the coding sequence ATGCAAAAAACCTCAGGTATCCATCATATCTCAGCAATGGTAAACGATGCTCAACGAAATATCGACTTTTATGCAGGCGTACTTGGGTTACGACTTGTTAAAAAAACTATCAATTTTGATCGACCGGAAGTCTACCATCTGTATTTTGGGGATGAAACAGGTCAACCAGGTAGTGTTATTACTTTTTTTCCATGGGCTAAACAGCTAAAAGGTCGAATTGGGACGGGGCAAGTTGGTGTGACTAACTATGTTATACCAAAGGGTTCGCTTTCCTTTTGGGAGAATAGGTTACGGAAGTTCAGAGTCGAATTTACTTCTTCCATTCGCTTTGGTGAAAAATATTTACAATTTAATGATCCTGATGGACTCCAACTTGAATTAACAGAACGAGACGGGGGACCGGCGAATACTTGGAACTTTGGAGGAGTTGGAGCTGAACATGCGATTAAAGGGTTTGGTGGTGCTGTTTTGTATTCTTCACAGCCGCATAAAACAACCCACGTGCTAGAAAATATTTTGGGATTAGAATGCATGGGCCAAGAAAAAGAATTTCTTAGATTTAAATCTGAAGGTTCTATAGGGAATACGATTGATATCCGGTTAAATCCTTCAGTTCGGGGGTTGATGGGAGCAGGAACGGTTCATCATATAGCATGGCGAGCTATTGACGAGGAAGATCATCAAATGTGGAGAGCACTTCTTCTAGAAAACGGGTATTATCCAACTGAAATTCTCGATCGAAACTATTTCAAAGCTCTTTATTTTCATGAAGAAGGAGGAATCCTCTTCGAAATAGCAACTGATCCACCAGGTTTTTCAGTGGATGAACCTATCCATGAACTTGGAAAAAAACTGATGTTGCCATCTTGGTTAGAGTCAAAAAGAGAAGAATTAGAAGAAACCTTACCGCAAGTAGAGGTTCGTGTTCTGGAGGGGGATAAATAA
- a CDS encoding flavin reductase family protein, translated as MLSIEPGSMSEREIYKFLIGSIIPRPIAFVTTISKDGNLNGAPFSYFNIVSSNPPMISLSIQRSAGKQKDTARNIIESKQFVVHIVDEQNVEKINQTAASLPSNQSEIELANLTPIESVKISVPGVKEAKIRMECSLEHSLELGGSDTPGCDLIIGKVVQFHIEEDIYKNGRINPNGLAAVSRLAGNDYAKIGEIFEVKRPK; from the coding sequence TTGCTTTCAATTGAGCCAGGTTCTATGTCCGAAAGAGAAATTTATAAATTTCTAATAGGGAGCATTATACCTAGACCTATTGCTTTCGTCACTACGATTTCAAAAGACGGTAATTTAAATGGTGCCCCATTTAGTTACTTTAATATTGTATCATCGAACCCGCCTATGATTTCTCTATCTATTCAACGCTCTGCGGGGAAACAAAAGGATACAGCGAGAAATATCATCGAGTCTAAGCAATTTGTTGTGCATATTGTTGACGAACAAAATGTTGAGAAAATAAATCAAACAGCTGCAAGTCTACCTTCTAATCAAAGTGAGATTGAGTTAGCTAATTTAACTCCCATAGAGAGTGTAAAGATTTCGGTACCCGGTGTAAAGGAAGCGAAAATTCGAATGGAATGTTCATTAGAGCATTCCTTAGAATTGGGAGGTTCAGATACCCCTGGATGCGATTTGATTATAGGAAAAGTCGTTCAATTTCATATTGAAGAGGATATTTATAAAAATGGAAGAATCAATCCTAATGGATTGGCTGCAGTAAGTCGGTTAGCTGGAAATGATTATGCGAAAATTGGTGAAATCTTTGAAGTAAAAAGACCTAAATAA
- a CDS encoding ring-cleaving dioxygenase: protein MSKKTMGIHHITAIVGHPQENVDFYAGVLGLRLVKQTVNFDDPGTYHLYFGDEGGKPGTIITFFPWAGARQGTIGAGQVGVTSYVVPKGAMEFWEKRLEKFNVAFTRMERFGEYYLEFDDPHGLHLEIVEREEGELNTWSFGDVTPEVAIKGFGGATLLSTQPNKTAELLGKVMGLELVGKEGDFARYRSTAELGNIIDLKLTTIGRGQMGVGTVHHIAWRAIDDEDQLDWQEYIATNGYGVTPVRDRNYFNAIYFKEHGEILFEIATDPPGFAHDESQETMGENLMLPLQYEPQREKIEQVLLPFEVRELD from the coding sequence ATGAGTAAAAAAACAATGGGTATTCACCACATTACAGCAATCGTAGGGCATCCACAGGAGAATGTCGATTTCTATGCAGGTGTGTTAGGTTTACGTTTAGTTAAGCAAACCGTCAATTTTGATGACCCGGGTACGTATCACCTTTATTTTGGAGATGAAGGTGGTAAGCCGGGAACCATTATTACTTTCTTTCCATGGGCAGGTGCTCGCCAAGGTACGATAGGAGCGGGTCAAGTAGGCGTCACTTCTTATGTAGTTCCTAAAGGTGCTATGGAATTCTGGGAAAAAAGGCTAGAAAAATTCAATGTTGCGTTTACTAGAATGGAACGCTTTGGAGAATACTATTTAGAATTTGATGACCCTCATGGTCTTCACTTGGAGATTGTTGAAAGAGAAGAAGGCGAACTCAATACATGGAGTTTTGGTGATGTAACACCTGAAGTCGCTATTAAAGGGTTTGGGGGAGCAACTTTACTATCAACTCAACCTAATAAAACAGCAGAATTATTGGGAAAGGTAATGGGTCTTGAATTAGTCGGTAAAGAAGGAGACTTCGCTCGTTACCGTTCTACAGCTGAGTTAGGAAATATTATTGATCTTAAATTGACTACTATTGGACGTGGACAAATGGGTGTCGGTACCGTACACCATATTGCATGGCGAGCTATTGACGATGAAGATCAACTAGATTGGCAAGAATATATTGCAACAAATGGTTATGGTGTCACACCTGTACGAGATAGAAATTATTTTAATGCGATTTACTTTAAAGAACATGGCGAAATCCTGTTTGAAATTGCAACTGATCCTCCAGGATTTGCTCATGATGAATCACAAGAGACAATGGGCGAAAATTTGATGCTTCCATTACAATATGAGCCTCAGAGAGAGAAAATTGAACAAGTGTTACTGCCGTTTGAAGTAAGAGAACTAGACTAA
- a CDS encoding DoxX family protein, producing MINVGLLIIRLVIGLLFVGHGAQKLFGWFGGHGLKGTGGWFESIGMKPGVKIALFAGLAELIGGILFVLGFLTPLAGIIIAGTMVMAIVKVHGPNGLWATDNGYEYNLTLLVVAIGVALTGPGQYALDAFLF from the coding sequence ATGATAAATGTTGGTTTACTGATCATTCGTTTGGTAATTGGTTTACTATTTGTTGGCCACGGTGCTCAAAAATTATTTGGTTGGTTCGGCGGTCATGGTTTGAAAGGTACAGGAGGGTGGTTTGAATCCATTGGGATGAAGCCAGGAGTAAAAATAGCTCTTTTTGCAGGATTAGCAGAACTTATTGGAGGAATTTTGTTTGTATTAGGATTTTTAACACCACTTGCAGGAATTATCATTGCAGGCACAATGGTAATGGCTATTGTAAAGGTGCATGGTCCAAATGGATTATGGGCAACAGATAATGGATATGAATATAATCTAACTTTACTTGTTGTTGCGATAGGCGTAGCTTTAACAGGTCCTGGTCAGTATGCTCTTGATGCATTTTTATTCTAG